A window from Leptospira meyeri encodes these proteins:
- the rsmH gene encoding 16S rRNA (cytosine(1402)-N(4))-methyltransferase RsmH, with amino-acid sequence MSESPHIPVLPREVIDLLQKSEVTEPQWFLDGTAGEGGHSKLILQTFPKAKLILIDRDAVMLERAKKEIQSVIGSLDRVHSFQMNFSEVDKELLESLGCPGLDGALVDLGVSLFHFLHSGRGFTFKNEEPLDMRLEPQVGRKTAADIVNYSTVLHLKKVFWEYGEERWALKVANNIVQSRHKKKFETNTDLVKLVEASIPRKFWPKESHPATKIFQALRIEVNEELLHAEKGIRNIAECLKLGGVLACISFHSLEDRIVKWTFRDLKTTEHFEILTKKPILPTDTEIKENRASRSAKLRGLQRINPIINQRWER; translated from the coding sequence GTGTCAGAATCGCCTCATATTCCCGTACTTCCAAGAGAAGTCATTGATTTGCTACAAAAATCGGAAGTCACCGAACCTCAGTGGTTTTTAGATGGAACTGCTGGTGAAGGTGGTCATTCCAAACTCATCCTCCAAACCTTTCCTAAGGCAAAGTTGATTCTTATCGATCGAGATGCCGTCATGTTGGAAAGGGCAAAAAAAGAAATCCAATCTGTCATTGGTTCACTTGACCGTGTTCATTCCTTCCAAATGAATTTTTCTGAAGTGGACAAGGAATTGTTGGAATCTTTAGGTTGCCCGGGTCTTGACGGTGCCTTGGTTGACTTAGGTGTTTCACTTTTTCATTTTCTACATTCAGGTCGTGGATTTACGTTTAAAAATGAAGAACCTTTGGATATGAGACTCGAACCACAGGTAGGTAGAAAAACTGCCGCCGATATAGTCAATTATAGCACCGTTTTACACTTAAAAAAGGTATTTTGGGAATATGGGGAAGAACGTTGGGCTTTAAAAGTAGCCAATAACATTGTACAGTCGAGACACAAAAAAAAATTCGAAACCAATACCGATCTAGTAAAACTTGTGGAGGCATCCATTCCAAGAAAGTTCTGGCCAAAAGAATCACATCCAGCAACAAAAATATTTCAGGCATTACGGATCGAAGTCAACGAAGAACTGTTACATGCAGAAAAAGGAATCCGTAACATTGCCGAGTGTTTGAAACTGGGTGGTGTACTCGCTTGTATTTCCTTCCACTCTTTAGAAGACAGAATTGTCAAATGGACTTTCCGGGACTTAAAGACAACCGAACATTTTGAAATCCTAACCAAAAAACCAATTTTACCCACTGATACAGAAATCAAAGAAAATCGCGCATCAAGATCGGCAAAATTAAGAGGTCTTCAAAGGATAAATCCGATAATAAATCAGAGATGGGAACGATGA
- a CDS encoding HIT family protein, with amino-acid sequence MSSYEEHSLRKNLFSIGKLGYAKGDRPNVDCILCGVRDKNEIVPNLTIAETELSIVSVNLFPYNPGHIIIFPKRHIIHYLELTEAEALDIHRLTQKTMRILEKQWKVQGFNIGYNLGKNSGGSIPHIHEHIVPRFPNEAGFLDVLSNTRIVIYEPYQMWEDLKKIWTNEPEIV; translated from the coding sequence ATGAGTTCCTATGAAGAACATTCACTTAGAAAAAACCTGTTCAGCATCGGGAAATTGGGTTATGCCAAAGGGGATAGACCCAATGTGGACTGCATCCTTTGTGGGGTTCGTGACAAAAACGAAATTGTTCCTAACCTGACCATTGCAGAAACAGAACTTTCGATTGTTTCAGTGAATCTTTTTCCTTATAATCCAGGTCATATTATCATCTTTCCGAAACGTCATATCATCCACTACTTAGAACTCACTGAAGCAGAAGCTTTGGACATCCACCGATTGACGCAAAAAACGATGCGAATTTTGGAGAAACAATGGAAGGTGCAAGGGTTTAATATTGGTTATAATTTGGGAAAAAATAGTGGAGGATCCATCCCTCATATCCACGAACACATTGTGCCAAGGTTTCCCAATGAGGCAGGATTTTTAGATGTACTTTCCAATACTCGAATTGTCATCTATGAACCCTACCAGATGTGGGAAGACTTAAAAAAGATTTGGACCAATGAACCAGAGATTGTTTAG
- a CDS encoding UDP-N-acetylmuramoyl-L-alanyl-D-glutamate--2,6-diaminopimelate ligase, with translation MKVSEIIKRIPDIKLIKGEGSTEVGYIWADSRKLKAQDIFVLPEENSEKQETYLKMALEHGSEVVIISKRDLKLKTLDFFPVILETDELVGEVHGKTACLLAGNPAKKMKIVAITGTNGKTSLTFILFHLARKVGKNAALIGTVQIQIMDRVLESGYTTPDASSLNLLLKQMLEEGIEYVFMEMSSHGLKLGRVAGLEITCAGFTNLTQDHLDFHTSMEDYFESKFKIFQLLEQSSVKNKFGLVASDVSFGDKMVKRIADAKFKSPIYLLGKSGEFNYSNTKLSLLGSEYRFHKKAKNLPFIEVRKIRTNLLGNFNVFNTSFALAVAYELGFPWEEVISCLEKIPTVPGRFHVVPFPDRSRIAVVDYAHTPDALENILKSCVEIAPKQIICLFGCGGDRDRTKRPQMAKIAENLADLVILTSDNPRTESPEAILDEIESGFSRGFQRYEKIVDRRMAIKRAVSLLERDGILVVAGKGHETYQIIGKEKSKFIDFEEIENAFQNLELGR, from the coding sequence ATGAAAGTATCAGAAATTATCAAACGAATCCCTGACATAAAATTAATCAAAGGAGAAGGTTCTACAGAAGTAGGTTATATTTGGGCTGATAGTCGAAAATTAAAAGCCCAGGATATCTTTGTTTTGCCGGAAGAAAACTCAGAAAAACAAGAGACCTATTTAAAAATGGCTCTCGAACATGGATCGGAAGTTGTTATTATTTCTAAACGCGATTTAAAATTAAAAACCTTAGATTTCTTTCCTGTGATTCTCGAAACGGATGAACTCGTGGGAGAAGTTCATGGGAAAACTGCATGTTTGCTTGCAGGTAATCCAGCAAAAAAAATGAAAATTGTGGCCATCACTGGAACAAATGGAAAAACTTCTTTAACATTCATCCTTTTCCACCTAGCAAGAAAAGTTGGGAAAAATGCTGCATTAATTGGGACCGTTCAAATCCAAATTATGGATCGAGTTTTAGAATCGGGATATACAACTCCAGATGCTTCTTCGTTAAACTTGCTGCTCAAACAGATGTTAGAAGAAGGGATAGAATATGTATTTATGGAAATGAGTAGCCATGGATTAAAACTCGGACGAGTTGCGGGTCTTGAAATTACATGCGCTGGTTTTACAAATTTAACCCAAGACCATTTGGATTTTCATACTTCGATGGAAGATTATTTTGAAAGTAAGTTTAAAATCTTTCAACTTTTAGAACAATCCTCCGTGAAAAATAAATTTGGTCTTGTTGCTTCTGATGTTTCCTTTGGCGATAAGATGGTCAAAAGAATTGCGGATGCAAAGTTTAAATCACCAATTTATTTACTTGGAAAATCAGGGGAATTCAACTATTCAAATACGAAACTATCATTACTTGGAAGTGAATACCGCTTTCATAAAAAAGCAAAAAACCTTCCTTTTATTGAAGTCCGTAAAATTCGAACGAACCTACTTGGAAATTTCAATGTATTCAATACTTCATTTGCCTTGGCAGTGGCATACGAGTTAGGTTTTCCATGGGAAGAAGTGATTTCTTGTCTGGAAAAAATTCCAACTGTTCCTGGACGGTTTCATGTTGTTCCATTTCCTGATAGGTCAAGAATTGCTGTTGTGGATTATGCCCATACTCCCGATGCTTTAGAAAACATTCTAAAAAGCTGTGTGGAAATTGCTCCCAAACAAATCATTTGTTTATTTGGATGTGGGGGGGACAGAGACCGCACCAAACGTCCGCAAATGGCAAAAATTGCGGAGAACCTAGCTGATCTTGTCATTCTCACTTCCGACAATCCCCGGACAGAGTCGCCAGAGGCAATTTTAGATGAAATTGAATCTGGATTCTCCCGTGGTTTCCAAAGATATGAAAAAATTGTAGATCGAAGAATGGCAATCAAACGAGCCGTGAGTTTACTCGAACGGGATGGAATTTTGGTCGTTGCAGGAAAAGGTCATGAAACTTACCAAATCATCGGAAAAGAAAAATCAAAATTTATCGATTTTGAAGAGATAGAGAATGCTTTTCAAAACTTAGAATTAGGTCGATAG
- a CDS encoding UDP-N-acetylglucosamine--N-acetylmuramyl-(pentapeptide) pyrophosphoryl-undecaprenol N-acetylglucosamine transferase, translated as MSGSVLIAAGGTGGHISPGVALAEVLAEKLSSFGFDAVYLHSLVRNKDNPDLLSPPCEVIWHNVPQLGGLRTIFYPFLFIFPFLKTIFLFNRLKVKAVIGMGGYSSLPSILYAILFRKQLYLCEQNCVPGKITRIFAKFSKKIAFSFPLAEGYAISGKTIGNPVRRRVIPEHLNIRQNENLHEGKKNTVNVLVLGGSQGARQLNQMILKTMENPEISSKYKFRLLTGTSLYEETKSKSLGDAEIISYANDMKPNYEWANIVVARSGAGVLAECLVFGLPMILIPYPYAADNHQKENANYIESQGAGVTIHSTSDDPTRLVQILLGWKDHSEILREMGHVSLALSNVNAAYQTVLYFFTDHN; from the coding sequence ATGAGTGGATCTGTTCTAATTGCTGCCGGTGGGACCGGTGGTCATATTTCTCCAGGTGTAGCACTGGCAGAAGTTTTGGCTGAAAAACTTTCTTCCTTTGGATTTGATGCAGTGTATCTGCATTCCCTTGTCCGAAACAAAGACAACCCAGACTTACTGAGTCCCCCTTGCGAGGTAATTTGGCACAATGTACCACAGTTAGGTGGTTTAAGAACAATATTTTATCCTTTTTTATTTATATTTCCCTTCTTAAAAACTATTTTTTTATTCAATCGATTAAAAGTGAAAGCCGTGATCGGGATGGGAGGTTATTCAAGTCTTCCTTCTATCCTATATGCAATCCTATTTCGAAAACAATTATATCTTTGCGAACAAAATTGTGTCCCGGGAAAAATTACACGAATCTTTGCTAAATTCTCAAAAAAAATTGCATTTAGTTTTCCATTAGCGGAAGGTTATGCGATAAGCGGTAAAACCATTGGTAATCCCGTTAGAAGAAGAGTGATTCCGGAACACCTCAATATAAGACAAAATGAAAATCTTCATGAAGGAAAAAAGAATACGGTAAATGTTTTGGTGCTTGGAGGATCCCAAGGTGCAAGACAACTCAACCAAATGATTCTCAAAACCATGGAGAATCCGGAAATTTCATCAAAATATAAATTCAGATTACTCACAGGAACTTCTCTGTATGAGGAAACGAAATCAAAATCATTGGGTGATGCCGAAATCATCTCATATGCCAATGATATGAAACCAAACTATGAGTGGGCAAACATTGTTGTAGCAAGATCAGGTGCTGGTGTTCTTGCTGAATGTTTGGTGTTTGGATTGCCAATGATCCTCATTCCTTATCCCTACGCTGCAGATAACCACCAAAAGGAAAATGCAAATTATATAGAATCGCAAGGCGCTGGAGTGACCATTCATTCCACTTCAGATGATCCAACAAGGCTTGTACAAATTTTGCTTGGATGGAAAGACCATTCAGAAATCCTTCGTGAGATGGGACATGTATCCTTGGCATTATCCAATGTCAATGCAGCATACCAAACTGTTTTATATTTTTTTACTGATCATAATTGA
- the purE gene encoding 5-(carboxyamino)imidazole ribonucleotide mutase — protein sequence MPTNLPKVAVIMGSHSDWETMKEACDILSEFGVPFEKEIVSAHRSPERMVEFAKTAKQNGFGVIIAGAGGAAHLPGMTASLTTLPVLGVPVQSKALNGMDSLLSIVQMPKGVPVATLAIGTSGAANAGLLAVRILSLLDKTLHSKLESYAETNRKLALSKNDQLI from the coding sequence ATGCCTACAAATCTACCCAAAGTAGCCGTGATCATGGGGTCTCATTCCGATTGGGAAACTATGAAAGAAGCTTGTGATATTTTGTCAGAGTTTGGAGTTCCTTTTGAAAAGGAAATTGTATCCGCTCATCGTTCTCCAGAGCGAATGGTAGAATTTGCAAAAACGGCAAAACAAAATGGTTTTGGTGTCATCATCGCGGGCGCTGGTGGTGCCGCTCATTTACCTGGAATGACAGCCTCCCTTACCACCTTGCCGGTATTAGGTGTTCCAGTTCAATCCAAAGCATTAAATGGAATGGATAGTCTTCTCTCCATAGTGCAGATGCCGAAAGGTGTTCCTGTAGCAACTCTTGCCATTGGGACTAGTGGTGCCGCAAATGCAGGTTTACTGGCAGTTCGGATTCTTTCTCTTTTGGACAAAACATTACATTCAAAGTTAGAATCTTATGCAGAAACAAATCGTAAGTTAGCTCTTTCAAAAAATGACCAACTTATCTAA
- the murC gene encoding UDP-N-acetylmuramate--L-alanine ligase, producing the protein MKGPILFLGIGGSGMSSLAHMALDLKLPVLGYDQKNTDTTAYLEKRGAFIQNDISKIPLEGIEMVVYSSAINDKHKQVFDEIKQKKISLKHRSEFMHLLVSKQRSISVAGSHGKTSTTTMVSQILSEQGMDPTIMIGGDTSLLEKRGGKVGKGNFAVYESDESDGSFLKHKASIRLLTNIDNDHLDYYKTRDRLENAFFDYMAFGIAGDLVLFANDPGIRDVLSHKTKEISFHPDFHLFLCMEKSEVKADWFRTLVSKLGDQLVPIVYEIKDGVLEFQFPGSQSHFLHLPFPGVHYLTNGLVALTGAYITGVSPEVSVEILSRYIGVKRRQETLGTRNEVTIMDDYGHHPTEIAMVIRSLKNQLKSNSKLVVIFQPHRYTRTQLLLEDLAESLTLADFLFLLPIYSAGETPIPGITHQSFIPYLNPKNTEFLSGEIESDLNIIRRKLNKGDILLCLGAGNVRDWGLSLLK; encoded by the coding sequence ATGAAAGGTCCGATTTTATTTTTAGGAATTGGTGGGAGTGGGATGTCGAGTCTTGCTCATATGGCTCTCGATTTAAAGCTACCTGTATTGGGATATGATCAGAAAAATACCGATACCACAGCTTACTTAGAAAAACGAGGGGCTTTCATTCAAAATGATATTTCTAAAATTCCGTTAGAAGGAATAGAAATGGTTGTTTATAGCTCAGCTATCAATGATAAACACAAACAAGTGTTTGATGAAATTAAACAAAAAAAAATCTCTCTAAAACATAGATCTGAATTTATGCACCTGCTTGTTTCTAAACAGAGATCAATCTCTGTTGCAGGTAGCCACGGCAAAACTTCAACAACAACGATGGTTTCACAAATTCTTTCCGAACAGGGAATGGATCCTACCATTATGATTGGCGGAGATACAAGTCTCCTTGAAAAAAGGGGCGGTAAAGTAGGAAAAGGAAATTTTGCTGTTTACGAATCAGACGAATCTGATGGAAGTTTTTTGAAACACAAAGCCTCAATTCGTTTATTGACAAATATTGATAACGACCACTTGGATTATTACAAAACAAGAGATCGTTTAGAAAATGCATTTTTTGATTACATGGCATTTGGTATTGCAGGGGACCTTGTTTTATTTGCCAATGACCCCGGGATTCGGGATGTATTATCTCATAAAACGAAAGAAATTTCCTTTCACCCCGATTTCCATCTTTTTCTTTGTATGGAAAAAAGTGAAGTCAAAGCAGATTGGTTTCGAACACTTGTTTCAAAACTTGGAGATCAATTGGTTCCAATTGTCTATGAAATCAAAGACGGTGTTTTGGAATTTCAATTTCCCGGGTCTCAAAGTCATTTTTTACACCTACCATTTCCAGGTGTCCATTATCTGACAAATGGCCTCGTTGCCTTAACAGGTGCTTATATAACAGGTGTTTCACCTGAAGTTTCAGTGGAAATCCTATCTCGTTACATTGGAGTGAAACGAAGACAAGAAACATTGGGAACTCGGAATGAAGTAACGATTATGGATGATTACGGACACCATCCAACAGAAATTGCAATGGTCATTCGTTCCTTAAAGAACCAATTAAAATCGAACAGTAAACTCGTGGTAATTTTCCAACCACATCGATATACTCGGACACAATTGTTGTTAGAGGATTTAGCAGAGTCATTGACTTTGGCAGATTTTCTTTTTTTGCTCCCAATTTATTCCGCTGGGGAAACACCAATTCCTGGAATCACACACCAATCGTTTATACCATATTTAAATCCAAAGAATACAGAATTCTTAAGTGGAGAAATCGAATCCGATTTAAACATTATCAGAAGAAAATTAAACAAAGGAGATATTCTTCTCTGTTTAGGTGCTGGCAATGTTCGAGACTGGGGTCTTAGTTTACTAAAATAA
- a CDS encoding FtsW/RodA/SpoVE family cell cycle protein, which yields MQIFRNLQNLFRFGTSRFDGPVLYGIFLLFGMGVVVMYSASVIPAEREFSDPNYYLNKQLLWGAIGIFSFLVFSQIPYQFLVRWSFLFSVISLLLLISVFIPGLGKSVGTSYGRSFNRWIQIGGIQIQPSEFSKISILLFSSYFFYNFDFKKVKWDRKKITSVFLIFVTLVLIVIEPAFGTTVELLLVLFFFVLLAGFPMKRLFILGASVLPLLVVLVTQVGYRKKRLEIWLDPYKFRFDEGHQLVTSFRAFFDGGSLGRPVGSGYAHRYLAYSHTDFVMASFVEDFGFLGFLFFLSLIIFLLVRVYFLLLRTNDKLGFFLGSGILILFGFQTILNLFVVTGIVPVTGISLPFLSYGGSSLITIFILFGILANITSKENLVL from the coding sequence ATGCAAATTTTCCGGAACTTACAAAACCTCTTTCGGTTTGGGACTTCGAGGTTTGATGGTCCGGTATTGTATGGGATTTTTCTTTTGTTTGGAATGGGGGTTGTAGTTATGTACAGTGCCTCCGTAATTCCAGCCGAACGTGAGTTTTCAGATCCCAACTATTATCTAAACAAACAGTTGTTATGGGGAGCAATCGGGATTTTTTCTTTTTTGGTATTCAGTCAAATTCCTTATCAGTTTCTTGTTCGGTGGTCTTTTTTATTTTCAGTGATAAGTTTATTACTTCTGATTTCAGTCTTTATTCCTGGACTCGGTAAATCCGTTGGGACTAGTTATGGAAGAAGTTTTAATCGTTGGATTCAGATCGGTGGAATACAAATCCAACCATCTGAATTTTCCAAAATCAGTATTTTGCTATTTTCCTCTTATTTCTTTTATAATTTTGATTTCAAAAAAGTAAAATGGGATCGAAAAAAAATTACATCGGTTTTTTTGATTTTTGTAACTTTGGTTCTCATTGTCATTGAACCTGCATTCGGAACCACAGTCGAACTTCTTCTTGTTTTATTCTTTTTCGTCCTTCTTGCTGGTTTTCCCATGAAACGACTTTTTATTTTGGGTGCTTCCGTTTTGCCTCTACTTGTGGTCCTTGTGACGCAAGTTGGGTACCGTAAAAAACGTTTAGAAATTTGGCTTGATCCTTATAAATTTCGATTTGATGAAGGGCACCAGCTTGTGACTAGTTTTCGTGCCTTTTTTGACGGAGGAAGTTTGGGTAGACCTGTTGGATCAGGTTATGCCCATCGCTATTTAGCTTATAGTCATACCGATTTTGTCATGGCCTCTTTTGTTGAAGACTTTGGGTTTTTAGGATTTTTGTTTTTTCTTTCTCTCATTATCTTTCTTCTTGTTCGAGTCTATTTTTTGCTTCTTCGGACAAATGACAAACTTGGCTTTTTTTTGGGTTCGGGGATTCTGATCCTCTTTGGTTTCCAAACCATATTGAACTTATTTGTTGTTACAGGTATTGTACCAGTGACTGGGATCTCACTCCCATTTCTCAGTTATGGGGGATCGTCTCTGATCACAATATTCATCCTATTCGGAATTCTTGCCAACATCACAAGTAAAGAGAACCTGGTCTTATGA
- the mraY gene encoding phospho-N-acetylmuramoyl-pentapeptide-transferase encodes MFQWIYESFGNDYGFLRVFSYVTLRAMMAGLTSMFITFLFGKSLISFLLSLKFRESVRNDGPQSHAAKSGTPTMGGLIMILSLTISTLLWGNLSNLNVLLLLVSAILFAGLGFTDDYMKSVKKIKGGMRARTKFLVTIFFAVSITTLYFYFTGKSNTVATKGTIFTITDLFLPFVKGPVWNLGILAVPFAIIVLIGSSHAVNLTDGLDGLASGTVVIATATFALISYVSGTPSAANYLHIPYLPGSHEYSVFLAGLSGALLGFLWFNCHPAQVFMGDTGSLFLGSTLGLVAIMLKKEILLVILGGIFVAEAVSVILQVGSFKLTGKRIFKMAPLHHHFELSGWSEEKVVIRFWIIGIILAIITLSTLKIQ; translated from the coding sequence ATGTTCCAGTGGATTTATGAATCGTTTGGAAACGATTATGGTTTCCTTAGAGTTTTTAGTTATGTAACACTCCGTGCGATGATGGCGGGTCTTACTTCTATGTTTATTACTTTTCTTTTTGGAAAGTCATTGATTTCGTTTCTTCTCTCTTTGAAGTTTCGCGAATCGGTTCGTAACGATGGTCCGCAATCTCATGCTGCCAAATCCGGTACTCCTACAATGGGAGGGTTGATTATGATATTATCCCTTACCATCTCCACTCTGTTATGGGGGAATCTTTCCAATCTCAACGTTTTGTTACTTCTTGTCTCAGCCATTCTATTTGCAGGGCTTGGATTTACTGATGATTATATGAAATCGGTAAAAAAAATCAAAGGGGGAATGCGAGCTAGAACAAAGTTTCTAGTTACTATCTTCTTTGCTGTATCCATCACAACTCTCTACTTTTACTTTACAGGAAAATCAAATACTGTTGCAACCAAAGGAACTATATTTACGATAACAGATTTATTTTTGCCCTTTGTAAAAGGACCCGTATGGAATTTAGGAATTTTAGCTGTTCCCTTTGCCATCATAGTTCTCATTGGAAGTTCTCATGCCGTCAACTTAACGGATGGTTTGGATGGATTAGCTTCTGGCACCGTTGTCATCGCCACCGCAACATTTGCATTGATTTCTTACGTATCGGGAACTCCTTCCGCTGCCAACTACCTTCACATTCCGTATCTTCCTGGATCTCATGAATACTCTGTTTTTCTTGCGGGTCTTTCTGGTGCTTTGCTTGGATTTTTATGGTTTAATTGCCATCCAGCCCAAGTCTTTATGGGAGATACTGGATCTCTATTTCTTGGATCCACACTTGGACTTGTTGCCATTATGCTCAAAAAAGAAATCCTTCTTGTGATTCTTGGAGGAATATTTGTGGCTGAGGCAGTAAGTGTCATTTTACAAGTGGGTTCTTTTAAACTGACTGGGAAACGTATCTTCAAAATGGCACCATTGCATCATCATTTTGAATTGTCCGGTTGGTCGGAAGAGAAGGTTGTGATTCGATTTTGGATCATTGGAATCATCCTTGCGATCATTACCTTATCCACATTGAAAATCCAATAA
- a CDS encoding 5-(carboxyamino)imidazole ribonucleotide synthase — protein MKIGVLGSGQLGQMMCLEALPLGYDFFCYSPDKESPSKRVGAESTVASYDSLSDLKEFLAKVNVLSFEFENIPKSTLEFLESEAKQTPIYPPPRALIIAQDRFLEKTHFRKLGFRTAEFFHLTKDSADQKIPIGFPWIIKTLRFGYDGKGQVKIQEESQFRKFLETAFRNQNEEYLIEEVISFQKEISIILTRFQNGEIVCYGAIENEHKNHILDLSIYPARIPAGLNLEAIEMASRLSESIGYIGTIGVEFFLKDNHLYLNEFAPRPHNTGHFTQDCQSFSQFHLHVSAITGNLPPTDVRPKPTLMKNILGNQYEESLGIARTLLKDDRYQLHLYGKKEAKIGRKMGHMNFKGNLEEVNPLFHDL, from the coding sequence ATGAAAATTGGTGTTTTAGGATCGGGACAGTTGGGCCAAATGATGTGTTTAGAAGCACTCCCCCTTGGTTATGATTTTTTTTGTTATTCTCCTGATAAAGAATCCCCTTCTAAACGTGTGGGAGCTGAATCGACAGTAGCATCTTATGATTCACTTTCAGATTTAAAAGAATTTCTTGCAAAAGTAAATGTTCTTAGTTTTGAATTTGAAAACATTCCCAAATCAACATTAGAGTTTTTGGAATCAGAAGCAAAACAAACCCCTATTTATCCGCCACCGAGGGCTCTGATCATTGCCCAAGACAGATTTTTGGAAAAAACCCATTTTAGAAAATTAGGATTTCGAACTGCTGAGTTTTTTCATCTAACAAAGGATAGTGCAGATCAAAAAATTCCGATTGGTTTTCCATGGATCATTAAAACTTTAAGATTTGGGTACGATGGAAAAGGACAGGTGAAAATCCAGGAGGAAAGCCAATTCCGAAAGTTTTTAGAAACGGCATTTCGAAATCAAAACGAAGAATACTTAATTGAAGAGGTAATTTCATTTCAAAAAGAAATCAGCATCATCCTCACTCGGTTCCAAAATGGAGAAATTGTCTGTTATGGTGCTATTGAAAACGAACACAAAAATCATATTTTGGATCTCTCCATTTATCCCGCAAGAATTCCTGCAGGGCTTAATTTAGAAGCAATCGAAATGGCTTCGAGACTTTCCGAATCCATTGGTTATATTGGTACCATTGGTGTGGAATTTTTTCTCAAAGACAATCATTTGTACTTAAATGAATTTGCACCTAGACCGCATAACACGGGACATTTTACTCAAGATTGCCAAAGTTTTTCCCAATTTCATTTGCATGTTTCGGCCATCACTGGTAATCTTCCGCCAACGGATGTTAGGCCAAAACCCACTTTAATGAAAAATATTTTAGGGAACCAATATGAGGAAAGCCTAGGGATTGCCCGTACACTTTTAAAAGATGATCGATACCAGTTGCATTTATATGGTAAAAAAGAAGCGAAAATTGGAAGAAAAATGGGTCATATGAACTTTAAAGGAAATTTAGAGGAAGTAAATCCCCTTTTCCACGATTTATAA